The Ostrinia nubilalis chromosome 19, ilOstNubi1.1, whole genome shotgun sequence DNA window ttgtttacagaagcagatgtaaatggagttataactggacaaattttacatgaaatgtttaacagaaatcagttaaaagacacatacatggaataccaataaggttgcggagggaaagctacctattataaactagaggccgcccgcgacttcgttcgcgtggacctcgttttacccccgttagatatcatgttgatagatggcgtttcacggcttcccccgaatgaatatttacgaacgtccatacagtagtttgtcaaGCGCTGTAGaatttaaccaatgacgataggtagatggcgcttATGTTATCTATggatcttatttatttattgaaatttatttgtcacatatagtcataagttagcctatatcttaatctgggttataaacaactagctttccgcccgcggcttcacccgcgtggaattttgtctgtcacagaaaaactttatcgcgcgcgtccctgtttcaaaaaccgggataaaaactatcctatgttctttcccgggactcaaactatctctatgccaaatttcatcaaaatcggttgcgaggtttaagcgggaaagcgtaacagacagacagacagacagagttactttcgcatttataatattagttgggataatactgtaaagtttcaacaaaatccgttcagtagtttttgcgtgaaagagtaacaaacatccagacatccagacatcatgacatccagacatccaaactttcgcctgtataatattagtaggatatgatatttcacaatccaaactaatatttactatttagcatttacttacagtaaatattagtttggattgtgaaatatttaaataaaaaaagaataaaacaaaacagggtttcaaattacctatctttatctaatttataaagaggtaaagtttgtgtgtttgtatatttgttaaattgtaaggggtaatctcgggatctgctgaaccgattttaaaaaatctttcaccaatggaaagccacattatatctgagtgtaataggttatatgtaataggcgaagcggcgggcggaaagctagtttatttataattatgtaagagcataattattaaagtcgaagtcaaacgattctgaaatgtcaagtcgcataaagttgggacaaataaataacccattaagatagtagcgccctcctgtcaatgacatacctggaacgatagattattggacaactaataaaaatgctttgtcctaaatgactgacggatatcgtagagacctgaaagttggaaggtgtgttctttgtatgacgtaggcatccgattttccgaaatgaggtcatgaaatgaagggggtgaaaaaagggggcaaagtttgtatgggacaaagtgattctttggttcaatctacttgaaattttgcttaacaattccttaatattatatttcatgacaaacgtgtaaaaggggtagaaagttattttgggatacactcccaaaataactttctacccctttttacgtggattttaagtaagtaagtaagcatttatttagcttcgaagttgatatcaatactagatacttactgcttttgatttaattaatttttatttttacaagtgtttgaaaactccatgtcagattgcaatcaatgtcaagtgaaatctcaaattcctaacaccgtcaaattaccctttcgaattcaagacagtgcagtttcccatcgaaatctgcttcgtaatgactataaacaaagctcaaagtcaaactctagcgacctctgcataaactcccatgagtgctcagagcgggtgcctgcggcaggtaaccgcgtgtggtgctcatagtgatttttgatacagagccccgtacaaaGACTGAACataattgatgcgtgtactgattaatgtaattaaccacatgcaaagtttcgtaaattgcaacaactataatttattatccaagctctaaataatcgctactacgagtaactgatcataaaatgtttttccaatcgctcaagctcccgaggacctaCCGAtcggtcgggtgacgtaatcttgaaattcttttggccggcgcggaacttccggaaggtcgggtaacgccacgcctctttgaaccgtgtttactttggcagttatattttatatttattcgattctaaaatatattcccaaaaattctgaaagttgttttaatttgtatcacttggatatgatttgtattagaaagtgctgtgagtgtgacgcttgaacggaaggaagtcaacctaacctaaccaactgcgtatttctatactgtgtagccgcgagagctctttggcgcgctgtcttcggcgaagtattgcgcgcgcagattttgacagcgcgaaatacctactttagcagaaataccaagccttaagaaATTGTGCAACAAGACACATGTCATTGTAATTGAAGATGATTTTTCGATATAGTGGTATAGGCTTCTTAAAAATTCTAAATACGCTGGACATTATTCCAAAAGTATTTTCGACTGCTACTCGTGAACTAGATAGTTTTTGATTGAATACTCTCTGTGGAGTTCCAACAGCATGATACCCAGGAAATGGGTTCATAATATGTGTACTCAACGCAAATGCAGCATCAGCTAAAAATACCTATGGTAATTCAGTGTTACTATTAGGTAAGCGACTAGGAGGTGGCAAGTTGATTTCATTTGTGTCAATTTTTTGTCTTAATACACTTTGATTATAGACTCCACCGTCGCTAATCCGTCCTTGGCAACCTATATCGGCAAACATAAAACAGTAGTCACTATCAACTAGCGCTAAGAGTACAATGCTAAAATGTCCTTTATAATTGAAGTACTCCGTCCCGGTATGAGGTGGCGGTAGAATCATTACATGTTTCCCATCCAAAGCGCCGATACAATGAGGAAAATTAAATCCTCTTGCCTTTGAAAGCCATTCATCCGTAGTTTTAGGCAtctgaaaataaagttaaagtatTATCTATACGTATTTTTCATTTtgagcaaattaattttaaccttgCTAGTTAGCTCTTTACTGTAAtttctttacatttttttaaattgtatttgttttttcCCAGACACAAACTGATGAAGAGGCTAGCCCTTCCAAGATGCAGGCTAGTGACACAGGGCCGTAGCTAGGGTCGAATTTGAGGTAGGGCAGCATTAGTTACAGGTAGGGCGGAAGTAAAAAAATTATCATAATTGATCTGCCGTCGAAACACGGGCTCCTAAATCAATCACCATGTATATCACCATCATGTGAATAGTTATTCGTAGACAAATAATTACTGTGACAGTGCATGAGCATGGATCTAAGAACTATTAAATCCTCAATGATGAAGAACAAGTGAATAAGATGGTTGAACTTCCAGATTTGGATGTAGAGATCCACGTCTGAGTGAGAGTgaggtaataattaattattgggtGGGGTGATACGAGTAAATAGAAACGACCAAAAATATCATTAAGATCACATTGTTTTTGCgtacttattataataattaactaacataataataaaaaacatttaaaacagcTGAATTCTACGATTCGCCAtgttattaaaaatgcgaaGAACTTCGTTCAGATCAACtgattttgttctttttttttcaaaggccAGAAATACCATACCAGCCATTCTCTCGTGACCCATTGACAGCCTTTGAGGCCTATTGATTGCAGTTAAAGTTGAAAACGTAGATTCACACACTGCAGTGCTACATCCTATGGTCGCCACAGACGCAAAAAGTTCATATGTATCTTTGAACGCCTCTCGTTGCCTGTACAAAACTTGCAATGTATTTTCCATTATATCCTCGTTACGACTCAAGTAAGCTTTAACCACACTAGCCTCTTCTCTTGATGGAATTTTCAGACCTGAAAAATTAGTTAAAATTGTAAATTGAACATGACAAtttttttgaattattttttttttttaaacttacccAAATTTTTCAGTGGAACCATTTTATCTACATCCAACTCATCAAGACTTGCAATCGAATTAATTAAATCATCGTTGTCCGAAAACCTTCTTTGTAATTCAGCAATTAAAATGTCCAACGTTTCGAAATACTCAGACTTAAATGGCTCGTCGTTCTCATCTATATTTTGTCTGGCGGAGGAACAGGGGGTGTACGTCAAATAGTCATCCATCCGATTTGGTTTTTTTACTTGCCTCTTCGAGGTCTGTGTCCTATTTTCAGATTCGCCGCAGTCATTGCTTGTTAAAGACTTAGCTTCTTCCAGAATTTGATTATACATTTGATTTGatcttaatttaataatttcatcTTTAACACACTTTATGATTGTTATGGCATCTTTTAATCCTGCGCTTCGGGCTTGCAAAGCTGCGTCTGCAGGTTGTAGCGTGGATAAGATTTTTTTGGCCACAACCATGGCTATTCGGAATTCCAGATCAAGCATGACTTTTTTAATACCTATACTCTTGGCGACGTCATCACCGTTGAATCTgccatttttaatttctttcaaAGTCTGCAAAATCGATGAATAATTATCGTATACAACTTTTGTAACTGCTAAATGTCCAGACCAGCGTTGTTCGAGGAGTCGGCCAATCCTTTTTCCATCATATAAGGCAGCTATTTTGCCATGATGAAAGAATTCATGTAACATGATGCATTGGTCAAAAAATAAACGAATAAAAGTCATTTCTGAGATAGTCCTGATGACTATTAAGTGCAAGCGATGGTTATAGCAGTGGACGTAAGGAATTTTTCGGCccaatttattttctattctAGTCGCAACTCCTGAAACTTTCCCACTCATTACACTTGCGCCATCATAGCATTGGCTAAGCATACAAGAGGGGTCAATGTTATTTTCCGTGAGAGTATTTAACGTTAATTCCGTGAAAGTGGCTGCATCAAGATTTTCAGTAGTCTTAACCATCAGCAACGACTCATTGACGACACCATCCTTGACGTAGCGTATTGCTAATGCAATATTTTCGCGGTTATTTTTATCTCTCGTCCCATCTTCCATTAGAGTAAACCATTTCACGTCAGATTCATTAATATCTTTGACAATGGAACTTCGTACCGCTTGAACCATTGCTTGAattatttgattttgaatttcgGGTGAACGATATGTTGCGTTTTGTGGTATATGAGTGAGAACCTCGTTCAAATTTGGATCTTTCATACATGTGTATTCAAATAAATTCTGAAATAATCCttgttctttttcttcttccaaaATATAATTTCCACGCAAAGCTAATTCGTTGACAATTAGAAATTGTATTACTTCCATGATAGACTTTACATAATACCTATATTTTTCtaatactttttgatttattaacGTTTCAACACTGCTAGATGTAGATATTCTTTGTAATTTCTCCTGCCACATCGACATAGCTTGAATATGAGAAATTGATTTTTCATGTTTTGGAAAACCAGTTTTAGAATCAGTGGCATTTTTCCAGTTTCTAAATCCTGTGGAAGTGTACGAAGTCTGTTTGCTTCCATGAGGTAAAAATTGCTGGCATGGATAGCAAAAAGCAGCATCTTTCTCGACAGAATACTGCAACCATTTATAACGCTTGAACCAATCGGAAACAAAGGCCCTGTTGTGTTGTTTTGGATATGTGTCTAAAACAACTTGTTCTATTGGTTCTCCGATTTGTGCAATATCAGACGGAATACCATAGCTAACGTTACCTGTTGCTACGGAACTAGGAGTAGCGATTGTATTTGGTGCTTCCACCTGTTTTGAACAGTTAGGTTTTTCGTGGTCAATTTGCTCCTCAAGTCTTCGTTTTTTTCCAAAGAAAGCCCGTATATCCATCGCGAAATAAATGAATCTTcaatttatagcaatacaaatAACAATTGTATCGATTTTTGTCTAAAGCACTCTTCACCGTACACTTCACTTAACCAAACtacaaacaatcataatcaATCTTTAGGTCAGGTTTAAAAGGGGATTCCCCGTACCATAGATTGCAATATAGCCCATATTGCAGTCTATGGTACGGGGATTCCCTCTGCATCACACAGATATTGGCGCCCAGTACACGCTCAATCTGGATCACGATCCAGATCTTGCCTTCTCGCTCTTAGATAAGACGGTGTCCCTTTCAGACTCCTACGTGAAAGGGACATAATTCAGTTGAATCTTCAACTGTTGACAATTGTAAACAATTGAAAAGGTGGCTAAAATGTCATGGGCGTCCGCAAAAAGGGAAAAAAAATTAGCTGATTGAGAGGTTAGTCATCGAAAGTTTAAtctaaaaacttataaaaaaaaataactttttcacttttattctaattaataatgtcaattcatttattcttctgtaattgaaaatatattttagttaaCTTAAGTATTACTATggaagtaattaataaattaagtcatTAATATTTTGAGGCTACAAATGACATTAATAATTAGacaaatgtaaatatatttagtagcttttatcataaataaaacgtttaatacgagataatataattataaaaaaattatgcaattatgaataatcgagtaaaaatatttctatagatttacttatataaaaaatatatagaatCACTTATATAGAAATATATAGAGTTTTATATAAGATGAAAATTGTTAAATCAGTATGTATTAGTTTTGAATGATTTGTATTGTGTATCACTATAACATAGGTACtgacaaaattattataatggaTTATAAAAAAACGGTTATTTTGACTTACtactttatttctttttctatgTTTTTACAATTAATCGACTTGAATTAATATTTTCGCGTGTAGCGGGCACTTTAGCATGGTTGTTTACAAAAAACAGTACGAAAAAAATGGCTGATGCTAACGTATGCGCACAAAAAAAATTGTGATGAAAAGGCCTATAAACCCTTAGAATAATAACTATAGCCCTATTCTAATTCTTTGTATAAACCCATCGCTTCATGAGATGGCGCTTCGAATGCCATCTATACACAGAACAAAGAATGTAACACTTTTTTTTGCATTCACTGATAAAACACctgaaattcaataaaatataaacaatatCCATTTGaggttgtttttgttttgacgttttgtttttattcagcAAAATGTCATCATGACATTTGTCATTGGTGCGTTCCGTTTCATCGGCTTTAGTTTGAACCAATACAAGAGTCTTACCATCACATTAtaaattttgttgcaaacttaGATACCTATCgctacattttttttctcaaactatgaacaaacaatttaattataataatttatcttagttttagatatttttaagGTAGGGCATTGTGGTTTCAAGGTAGGGCATTGCCCCACAATGCCCCCCCCTAGCTACGGCCATGTAGTGACATCCCACCAAAACCTAAAATGGGCAACGACGACGACGCAGAAGTCCCTGCTACCCCTCAAAAGAACCCAAGCATTCAAGCACAAAAACGTCGTGCTTTCAATCCACCTGAATTACAGGAAGCCGGTAAAAAAATGAATACTGCTTTAACCACACTAAATAAGGCATTGACCAGTAAACAAAGCGCAAAAGAAGAAGATGAATgcgatttattttgttttgttggcAAGACAAATCAAGGAATATCCAAAAAttgaaaaggaaaaaataatgtacGAACTCCATGGTATTATGATGAACAGACGTCGTCGGTACAACAGCATGATGCAGGTTCATACGCTGTTTCTTCTCCTCAAAACATCATACTGAGTCGTCCTAGCACTAGAAATAGTGTATATTTATCAACACCATCACCGAATTATGTAATTGACTCTCCCTATACAGTGGAATCGGTGCCACAAAATACGGTCAACCAACAATCCGAAGTAGTGAACATTATATCACAAGAAATTATTCTACCACAAACAAGTAGAGAAGTTTATGAAAACTTCGAATATGTGATGgataataataaagttacattttctgaAAGTAAATTTTTTGTAAACAACAAACTTGTTGAATTttcattaacaataaataatttgtattaaaataatgtagtttACCTTCACTAAATCCTTTAACACGGCATTGAGTGCCAAACATACTTCAGGGACAATAAGAGATATAATTTGGCTTGAAATTTTAAACAGGTAATGCAAGCTTCTGTAGCTGTCTCCAGTAGCTAAATATCTTAATGTTACTGCCAAGCGCACTTTCACTGGTATTGCATCCCTCCAATCGGTATCTTTTTAAAAATCATTGGAGATATTTTTTGTAGAAGGTATTCAAAATCGCTGCTAGATATTCGAACAAAATTATTGAATTCTCCAGATGGCTCCAAGTAAAGTTCTGCAAGCTGGTTTTCCATGCTATTCCtgcaaaaaaaatcttgttATTACGTGTGTAATGTGCAATTACGTAAATTTGATTTGTGTCTGGATAAAAATTCCGCTTATTTCGTTCTGTTTCGATGTATAATGCCTGCCTGCCAGCATCCACAATTTTCTTcttttccttttatttttaataactctATTGCGATGCACATTTACGTAGTAGTTAaaagtactaaataaataaatagctgcGGCAGCTATGATATCAATATCCATATTTAAACGTTGTGTTTCTGTCGAGAATGAACTTATACTGATCAAGCAACAGACGTGTGGACGACTCGAGATGATCCATCTGCGGATGCATCTGTCAGCGTCCGCGGACGTATCTGTAGACGTGTAGAGCAGGCTAAACACCATACACACCGGCCggttatttgcaaaaaaaatccACAATTACTGTTTTATTCGTTATGAAACTGAGTTATCGCACTTAGTAACTGTCTTTAACACTTGTAAACGTCCAAAATTCTTGTTAAAATCTACTAAATACAGCGATTTACGGCGAgttctgggcccataacctataataaaacgacttgaATGCTTGCAGGAAACGAACTGAAGTTTTATTTGATCAAACCACATTAACATAAGATGGCGCTACTAGTACTTCCTTAGTATAGATTAAACATCATTATTGTTTATGATATTATTTCAACACCACCAAACTCAATGTGTacattaatttcttttgaaactattaagatcgtcgttctgtctccttcctaaagttgctgtgccctaactgggtccacattgtataactgcctaaattgtaagacctaatgtgaatgctaatgtggttatgcaataaacgattgagtattgagtattttaACTGCATTGTAGGCAGACGAACTGTAGGCTGCTGCGCCCATATCATGTCGATAATATGGTACCTTAGCTGGGCGAGGTACCAAGACCATTTAGTACCACCTACACAGTTCTTAgatgatattttaattattatagaagacgaataaaatcattaagtaaagaaaaatgttttaatattattttttaacatccTATTCATCACCTTGTCATTCCTGTCGTCTACAAAATACACATAAGGTACAAATCCAAGATGGACTTCAGGCCGCAGACTGCAAACCTCTATGACATCTGCAGAAATCGCCGCAGCTGCAAGTACAGATTTTAAGATAGCCAAAACA harbors:
- the LOC135081371 gene encoding zinc finger MYM-type protein 1-like, which encodes MDIRAFFGKKRRLEEQIDHEKPNCSKQVEAPNTIATPSSVATGNVSYGIPSDIAQIGEPIEQVVLDTYPKQHNRAFVSDWFKRYKWLQYSVEKDAAFCYPCQQFLPHGSKQTSYTSTGFRNWKNATDSKTGFPKHEKSISHIQAMSMWQEKLQRISTSSSVETLINQKVLEKYRYYVKSIMEVIQFLIVNELALRGNYILEEEKEQGLFQNLFEYTCMKDPNLNEVLTHIPQNATYRSPEIQNQIIQAMVQAVRSSIVKDINESDVKWFTLMEDGTRDKNNRENIALAIRYVKDGVVNESLLMVKTTENLDAATFTELTLNTLTENNIDPSCMLSQCYDGASTQLCKPEAQD